In Hippoglossus hippoglossus isolate fHipHip1 chromosome 15, fHipHip1.pri, whole genome shotgun sequence, the genomic stretch AATCAAAGGGTAATTTGCACAAAGGAATCAAATATACTAAAGTTattataaatagataaatgaagCCACAGCCCTCTGTACAGAAGTATTGTTTTGACCTTATAAGGATGCAGACTTTATATGCTGCTGTATTTGAAAATCATGAGGATGACAGAAACATATGAAAGTTTGATAGGAACTGAAACAGTGTGCGCATCTACTTGATCGAGCACACAGCAGTTtacagaggaggaaataaaaaaaggtttaagtCAATTTGATCTCTCACCTCTGAAGGTCACCGCAGCTATTGGATCTGGGTTTCCAAGTCTCTTTTTGGGGATCCCACTGGCGGACTCCACAATGACCCGCAGCATTTTTCACGTAGGGTCCAAGTTTACTcgcagaaagaaaacatgttccgctgctgctgctgtggctcagggagTTTACTCTCAGGAGGAACTGAGACACAGAtgcgaggaggagaggagggcagcTGCTCTCATGAGTCACAGCCACAGGAAGCATTCACAACCCAGAAGTGCAGAAGATTCTCATCATCTTTTCAGAAACAGTCCCTGGTCACAGCTTTGTGATCAATGTGCAGATCAACGTGTGGATTCATCCAACATCCAGGTGAACAGCCTCTCTGGTGCTGCAGCGCCTCCCAATGGCAGTATTATTAACgcctcctctgcctgctgaTGTTCACGCTAACATTGATGTCACCGGTGTtgtggaataataataaaataataaaacaacagtctCATCTCAGATTAGATTGTTTCACGTGGCCACCAGCATTAAAATAAccagagaaaagtaaaacaactaATTAATAATTGACTAATTCagaataatgatttttttattattattctatgaATGCTGAAGATGAAGGTAGGATATTTATTCATGATTCTTTTATTGGTATCTTCTCTtttgtctggtttgtttttactcgttttcttttcttcttctatgtttttttattgtagtGACGGACGTCCAGTGCTTGTTTTGGCTTTGTGTATGAATCTGTAtaaaaaaccctaaccctaaatcTACATTGAAACGATTTAATACCGTTGGTTCAAGGACCTTTACGTGATTTATTATcaagcataataataataataataataataataataataataataataataataataataataataataataataataatgatcagaatcataataatcataatcacaataattataataataatgaaaaacaaactaatatCTGAATTAATATATATGAAAATTCCGAGTTGTCTGGAACGCAGCATTAACACAACTGACTGCTGACGGTTGCCATTGCCAGGTGTCTGCTGCAGAAGAAGTGTTAGCATAGCTTAGATTAgcattcactttatttaacttagtgatacattttatttttggtaaGTTGTGAATGTGTTTAGATTTTAACGTCTATTTAATTTGACCAAGAACTTAAGCTACCAGCTACTGAGCTAACATCCCTGTTTAAACCTGTGTTCACTCCAGCTAACATTagctagctaacattagctagcTTAGCTAACCACACGAGGTGCTGCTCTCTCTGTGGACGTTAAtggctgataaaaaaaactgctgccaAGTACCAACAGTGACAATGACCCTGTTTTTGttgaataatatattattactgGCTGAGAAAACCCAGTATCCAATGTCCATCTACATCcagctagtgtgtgtgtattggttgAATGTTGCTAATGCTAGCAATTCTTACCTTTCACCAGTagagaaaatgaattaaactgAGCCATGATCATGCTACCCAATCTGTACCATTGTGGATAATAAGTAGATAATTCCATGTTTTCTGAGTACTGGGCCGTGTTGGGCTTGAGCCACTAAATTCAAAAGTTGCTGTTTCAAATGTTTCtactgaacattttaatgccaaCACCTCAGGGATCATGTTAACATAGATTTGTTAACATAACATAGTGGACTTTTGAATCAAAGCCTCGCTGACACAGGTGATTGGTTTGCTATTTTCAAAATCTAAAAGCAAATGGATTTGAGCCACTTCaacagttttctgttttaaattgTGTGCCCTCTCGCTGTCtaagatgtgttgtgtttgtgtccgtcTCTCGTAGCATTTGTGAAGAGGTGACAGAGATGGCAGCTTCTAAGTGTAAAGGTTTCGTCAGGAAAAAGCGCAGCTCAGAGTTTGACATGGTTGTAAGCAGCCTGAGGAAGGAGAACGCCTATCTGAAGAAGAGCCTGGCCGAGTTATCTCGCCAGCATTGGGATCATTACAGGCTAGTGGAGGTAAACTTGCTCAAACATTCAGTCTTAACTACTAGTTAACTCATGTCAGTATAAACAGCTCTTACTGTAAACTCCATGTTATGGTGTTTCCTGTGAGCGCTGTGTGCAGTGATTGTTTCAGTGTTTGATGTactctttcctctgtgtctaTTTGCAGAGATTACTGAATCTTGACACTGTGAAGCTGGACAAAGACAAGAAGACTGCTTTGCCATCAGAGCTGaataagagaggagagaacgtGACAGACGCGGTGAGTACGGAGAGAGTGTCTGGTTCCGCCAGAAAAGTTGAACAAATTGAGACGAGGCTTGTGAGCATTTCAACTAAGTGtcaattttttaaaagcaagTTGCCAGGAAGAAGGTACAGTCgggctcatttaaaaaaaataagtgaCTGAATATAAGCAAGAGTCAAAATTCACAATATGTACTAGGTTATGGAAatcaaaaaagtttttttttttaaataaaagtgtctCCTACAATTCAATATATTTAGCACCTAAACCATTATAGTGTTAAATGCTATGCAATAAATAGATATTTGGATTTGTCATTATAGAAAAAAGCCTCAAGTGTCTCAATAAGCCATGACGGTTTTGTAGTGAGCCAGCACAAACAATACCAGGAACCCTGAAAAATGTATGGGATTTAGCATTCATCGCTTTTAGCATTTATAACTGTGCTTTACTTTCTGCAACAGGTAAAAATGTCttcttgttgtgttgctgcttaGGGGGTTTAATTTGTCTCTTGCCTTCTCTGtcccactagatggcagcatttgtttataaatgtctgttttgcaTTTAGAGGTGGCAGAGGTCCCAACACATTGACATTCTAACTCCTGTGTTTGGGTCCTTTATTGTGACATGTCACGATGCCATAAAATATACTGTCATTTATCTGCATACACTATGTGTAAGggtgtgttgtattttattgttttctattaGGACTTCAAGTCGGATGAAGAGGCCTCCAGCACCAGAGTCACAGAGCTCCAGAATCAGCTCAGAGATGTAAGCACTTTGTTGTTACTACACAGCTTGACAGGCTCTCTTCCGTTTGTATTTTTCAATCAACACCAAATCCACctttctgtattttgtgttaCTTTTTAGTTTCTACTttgtgtccatttgttggtCAGTAAGGCCGTGAGCTTGTGTGCAGAGTGAATGTCTTGATGAATGTTTGTGCACTGGGGCCATCCCACTGGCACAactctgtttctttctgtctccgTTTTGTGCTTCTCATTCTTTTTATTCAATCCCTGGAGGCCTTGGAGAGGAACAAGCAGTGGCTGGATTATGACCAGCACAGAGATGCCTATGTGAGTGCCATTATGGGCAGAATGTCATGGCAGGAGAAGCAGCTGAACGAAGCCAATCTGTCTTGCTCAAAGAAGCACAATGAAGACCATTCAGATGGTGAGCCAGAGGGGCAGTGGGCAGTGGGAACTCAACACTGGGGCAACAAAGGGCAACAGACTGTCACAACAAGTTTTTTAAGATATCTAGATTACACTGGCCTAGCCTGCTGCATGGCAGGATATGCAGCCCTGCACTGCATTttcaaaactgtgttttaataCGACATTGTGCATGTGTTAAGCTATGTCTAACATTGTTGATTGCGTATATAATTGTGTAATCTTCTACTCTTTTTAAGCTATTTTTATTCACTGTCTCTCATTATAGAGAAGAAGCGAATAGTCCAGATGCAGGAGTACTATGAAAGACTCTTACAGAAAGCCAAAGATGAGCTGGAGGTGCTCAGGGAGCAGGTCAACATCACCCAACAGAACCTGACAACAACCATGAACTGGTACGTCTGCTTAATGTGTATCTATACATGGTCTCATTCAAAGTTGGAGAATGTTAGGATGTTAGTCAGCCACATGACAGAATAGTTGATGTGTAGGTGCAAGGAAAGGGAAATGGAGTTGGAGGAGctcaagcagcagctgcagaataCAGACTTGAGTGGAAAAAGTTCACCAGAAGTTGATCATCACTCTGAGGATGAAGTAGAAGAACTGGCAGATAAGAACAAAGACCTTGAGGACTCGCTGTATGAGGAGAAGCGCAGGGCAACcaactctgagctgcaggtaCGTCTTTATTGAATCATTTTTCTCAGCAGGAAAAATAACTTAACTTCATTATGCAAAGTAGGAAAGCcaccaaataaaaaacaatcctctcttttctcagGTGAATCTCCTCCAGAAGTTTGTGTTAAATAGTCACAGTGCAGACCAGGAGAAGATTGCAGATCTGGAGCGTCAGGTACTGTATGACAGTCATAGTCACTTTGTGTGAATTGTCTTAGATTTGGTCCCTTGAGGGCTGTTGCTAATCTGCCTGCTCTTAATGATGACACAGTTTAATAACACTTTGTGGAGACTTGGCAACCTCTTTGCTTTCCTTCCAAGGGAAAGTTATTCCTCACATAAGCACATTAATTTTGAGAATTCTTGATTTATCTGAAAAATATGCCACCCAAACCTGTACCTGTTATAGCTTTGACTTCATTATTAATCTTTATTAACTAATTAATTAAGATCCAGATTTCTACACAAGACCTTGAAGATGAGAGACAGGATTGTTCACATTTAAAGAAGCAAATGGTCAGAGTCCTGAAGTTGCTGAAGAAGACTGAACGCcaagagacaaaaaagacaGAGGTTGGCATTAATAGATCATTTGACTACATTTGTATTTAGCAATAGTGATGAAACTCAAAGCTGCAGctattgattttttaaaactctggGCCAGAGAATTAGCCAGAAAACAAAGCACTGATATATCACCTTGTAAAGTTGTTATGGGGAATGTGGGAAACTATTGTTTAAACTGACATATgcaagtccaatattcactgcCCTTTTTGCTCTGTTTGGATCTCCCCTAACTCCTGAGGGCAATATCTgactctttagctgctaaatgctcagTTTTGACCCGAAAACAGGCctgaagatgagaaaaaaacagtGTTGTTTGCTAGAAAATCAAATGAATGATCCAAAATAGGCTAAACTGCTCTTAATATCTAAGGGGATATGTATCTTCTGCATGTTTGACACTATGAACAACATCTGACTGTCAATCATTATAAAATCTTCCCACCCTCCCAGCTCTGCAGTGACTACGTGACATCCTCCACTAGCAGACTCTCGCTGAATGAAAGCTTCCTGGAGTGTCCCTGCTGCGAGCTCGAGTATCCTGTCAGTCAGTACAGAGAACTGATGAAGCACCTAGAAGCCTGTTCCGAGTGAGCTGAGCCTTGAACCTCTGCATGTTCTGCATGTTCTAAATGTTCTGCACGTTGATTTTTGAGCCACGCTGTTCAACCAGAAGTTcaagtaaataaaatacagtgttCAGTTGCAGAGGTTGTGATTCTTGCTTTTCAGCCAAGATTACAAGTTTTACAAGTCacagatttaatttattcacaACTTTATTAGTTTATGACAAATACCTGAAAAGGTGATGGCATGTTGTGTGATGCTTAGTCGAATCATGCTGCTGCAGGTCCTTGATCCTCCCAAGTTCTCACACTGTTCAAACCAGATGAATAGCTCAAAACAGCTTGTAAGTTAATCCCTCTCCAGTCCTATTTAAGGCCATGGATTAGTATTGCTAGCAAACATTATAAGGAGTTGGAGGTCTGCGCGGTGGCTGTAGGCTTTGTAATGGGAACATGACTCCAAGGGCTAACCTAGCCTAACAGCTTTAGAACAATACGCCAATATGGTTTGAACACCTCTTTACCCTCTGTACATTTAATATGGAAACATTTTCATGGGAATTTAGAATATGAGCTTAACCTGTCTGAGAGCCCAGACATAACAAAAATACCCTCAGAGCATAGAAATAATACATGGATATAATACATGAAATACAAAGATAAACGGTAAACGTTTTTAAATCATTCCCTCCAGGGTtattatgaaaagaaaagccCATTTCAGGACAGACTGATCAGTTAGTGTATCACTCAAACCAGTAGTCTTACAAACAGTAAATAATAGTGAAATCCATTTAATTATATCCCTGCAGCTAATTTGAGATTTACGCAGCATTACCGTTCAACAGGTGCACTTATAAAATTAGGATTAACCCTCAGAGACGTCGCCTCAGACTCATTCAACAACAGAATAGCGTGTGTTACAATTATATCCAGAGCTCCTCAAGAAAGGATCCACAGCATCAAAGCATACAGCCGCTGAGAAAGttggaaaagaacaaaaacagacgACAGTTATGAGCATGGCCTGTAAGACCAGTGGGAAAGAGCAGAAACAATTGGGACGTTAACAGAGATACAACAAAAAGCACAATTGTGTCTGAAGCCGTTCATACCCAACTGGATGAATGTATAAAACTGCCCTCTGGAAGATGCTTTCACACCAAATGTGATAACTTTGTTGAATATGCCTTGTTGCATATTCAACCACGATTCCCACTAAACTACAATTGTTGCCTGTGCTGTTATTAAAAAGTAATGGACTGATTTTCGTGgcacttggtggaagggtggggttggaaccattaacttttggagcagatttgtTCAAGGAGGGTGACATCCAGGACATTTCCTTGACTTCTctgaaaataattcattcattaaaagaATCAGGCATGTGTGTACCTTATGCAACAttatgtgtttgagtgtttgcaATTCTGGTTAATTCttatatttattgtgattttctgtgttttaaaaccTGAGAAtatcaatacaaataaagaagatgaagttgaaataaacaacaaaagtaaaaataggATTAAATTTATGCTCAACTACACAGCATGGGATTGTAATATTTGACTTCCATTcatgcagcagctggagcaaaCAGCATGTAAAGGGTTAGTCACCacccttcatccctcctcctcctcctccctttctcttgTATCACTTGTCAGCTTCTCTTTCCCATTCATTTTATCAGGCACCCAGTGAACTCAGTCTGCACCTTAGATCCAAATACCTTTTCTATGGATATTGACCCTCACGCTCACTTACTCCACTTGAGAAACTTCActtatttttccttcttctctgagTTGCACCACTCTGATcatgctgctgccactgctgtcGAGACTGTGGCCATCTCCACTGTGTTCCTGGTCTCCGTGGCAGCAAACACGGGAGCTGTAGCCTTGGTAACCTGGGAACGCAGACTGCTGGCCAACAAGACCATCCTGACCCTCAACTTGTTTGTGGCCGACCTGCTGTTTGTCAGCATGATCCCATTGATAGTGGCAGTGCGCTGGACCGTGTCCTGGACGCTGGGGTTCACGGCCTGTCACACCGTGCTGTATGTCATCTGTATGAGCGGCTCCGTCACCATCACCACCCTGGCCTCCATCAGCGTGGAGAGGGTCCAGGCGATCCTTCGGATGCAGACTGCGCCCACTCTGAACCCGAGGATGGTGACCgccaccctcatcttcatctggGCCTTCTCTGCACTCACTGCTTTACCCCTCAGCCTCTTCTTCACTGTGGTGGAAGTTGATTTTCCTGAGCAGGTATCAATGAATTCAATTGAAGTCAATGAAAGGAAAGTTCCACACTTAGTCCCTGTTATTAATGGATGCTTTCTtgtatattttcactgtttccacacAGGAACGTCTACACATCTGTACTCTCAAGTGGCCTGACTCCACAGCAGAGATTGTGTGGAATATATCCTTCACCGCCCTGTGCTTCCTTCTCCCAGGACTCATTATTGTGGTCAGTTACAGCAAAATATTACAGGTGGGTTTATTGTGCTCTTTAACTGACAACAGGAAGTGTTGGAAGGGACCACTGAAAGGGTGACGGCCTTTTTAAGATCATGGAATCCCAGCTACTTTTTTAAGGAATAATGCTTTCTGTGCTCTTACAGTGAAGTGTGGAAAGACACTAACATCTGTATGTCTGTAAGTAACTGACAGGATGTGTTATGGTTCAGTGAAGTATCCAATAAAACAATtgatgtggatctggatcagggggtggaaccaggatttagtttttacttCCTTAAgattgtgagatagggcatttttttttataattcttgatttctcagaaaataattaatggatcttgatggataTTAGcttcctttttcttcctttttagtGTCGCTGGGATGTTGCACAAAAACAGTATCCATGTTTTCGGTGGTGATAATgattattcaatatttaaaacgcatttttccttcatttgtAAAACTGTGAAGAAAGCAGCACTAACATTTCACGCCAACAGACTCTGACCTTCCTCTTTGTTCCCTCTGTATTAGTCATGTCACAGTCATTGTGGCAACAGACGTGCGTGTGCTTTATTAATTACTGAAGCTGAAAATAGGACGAATGTGTGTGACCTCAGAGCTTTGCATTAGCAACTGTCAATATTACACAGGACAAGCAGTCCTAGCAGTGAGGACATTAACATGATGCAGACAATGGAGAATGATACTGAGGAGCCACACATTGATTTTAGCTCTGAGATAAATGACCTCACGTCCTCTGTGTAAATCCTCATGTAGATCACTCAGGTCGCATAAATGGCTTCATCTCATATATCATATAATGTCACAAATGACAGAATGCCAGTTTtatgttaatattgttttatttgtattgcagATTGCTAAAAGTTGCAGGCGAAGACTCCAAACCCGAGATAGTCCACTCCCAGTTGGCGAGTCTCCCGAGTACCACGTCTCCCGCCAGGATATGAAGCTCTTCCGCACTCTCCTGGTCCTCGTCTTCTCCTTCCTACTCATGTGGAGTCCCATCTTCATCAACACCTTCGTCATCCTGGCCAGAAACTTCCTCGGTCACCTGCACGTCTCCTCGACCGTGTTCTTCTGGGTGATGACGTTCACACTGGCCAACTCGGCTCTCAATCCTATTCTCTACTCGGTGTGCCAGTTCAAGAACGGCTGGCGAAAGCTCTGCTGTGGCTCTGCCGTGGTGCCACTGCGGAGAGACACTTAATACTGGCCTTAAACTTTATACACCTTGGACACTCTTTTCTAATGGTTGCTACGCTCCTGAGCTGGTgcattcaaactgaaagacatTTCAAAGCATTAACACTATAAAGacattaatttaataataaatatgtttaaaacaGTTTTGCTATTTTCAGTTCTTTTATCAGtctacaaaaaatattttattatctgAACTACTCCTTAGTCAGCTAAACtaataatatttttcattagCGTTTTGAAAATATCGTAAGTAAAGATGTTCAGAACCTGGTagcaaattaaaacatataatttaGTCACGTCATCTCCGTCTTTTGtcatctgcaggaggagagaattTGTGTCTCACATACTAACACGTGGCTGTTTGCTTGCCAACAAGAGTAATTAAACTCCAGGCAGCAGTAAACAATCTCCCTTAATCCTATCAATGGTTAAATgtagctgctgtctgacagAGGTGGCCCAGCAGAGCCCTGCAGGCTGATGAGATAAACACTCCAGTCTCTCTCTGGAGGAGCGGCTGGAGATGATTTCTGAAATGAGGAACCACACTTCAGTCATTCATCTGATGTGACCAGCTGGTGAATAGTTATTTCAACTTGCCAGGTGTCACCATATCATAACAGTTCCTCTGTGAACTATGATTCCTCAGATCACAGATAACTGACCCTAACCCTAGACAGGAGATTTTCAAATGTCTTCTCATTCCATAATCTCTAAATTCGTCTCAGACACCACTAAAACGTAGCTTTTTAACAAGTGGTCCCTAGCTCCTCTTCACCtggtgttattgttttattattatcctAATCTCCTTAATTTACAACCTGTCTTTCCACTATAATATTGgctactttttaaatgtttcaatagCTATTTGGATCCAGGGActccttttcacttttttaaggataattcatggatcttgatgaaagaagtCAGGCATGTTTGGGTGgctgatgtttatgagtgtgtggaatttggtgcagatccaaataaaaatccagacccagtgaatttaaatgtggtgtcataAGGGGACTGCATGGGCCTTCTGAGTTCCCCCTCTATTGTGTTATGGAtgttattgtgtattttgaGAAGAAATGAACCACTGATCAAAATATCTTATGATGAATTATCAGGACATCCCACCAAGAATGTTTCCAGTCTTTCTCCCTGCCCTCCTCTACACTGCAGGTCAGACTGCAGGCCATCATTCCCTGTGATGGGATTTGCCCCTCTAAAATGACAAGTGGCTGGATTTACAACTTAAGAAAGCTCTGGGGCTTTATGACTGTTGCGTCACTGTTATTAGTGTCCCCTAGGATCCCCTTACCCAGTAAGCCACTCACTACCTTCTGTTACCAGGGAGAGGGTTGGTGCTGCAGCTTTGGTCCTGTGTGCACTGAGGAGGCTGGGAAATGTCACAGTAGGGTCTGTTTCTCCTGGAGGGAACCTTCACTGCGttgctctgctcctcctccatccagCTGTACCCATC encodes the following:
- the LOC117775873 gene encoding centrosomal protein of 55 kDa-like; translated protein: MAASKCKGFVRKKRSSEFDMVVSSLRKENAYLKKSLAELSRQHWDHYRLVERLLNLDTVKLDKDKKTALPSELNKRGENVTDADFKSDEEASSTRVTELQNQLRDALERNKQWLDYDQHRDAYVSAIMGRMSWQEKQLNEANLSCSKKHNEDHSDEKKRIVQMQEYYERLLQKAKDELEVLREQVNITQQNLTTTMNWCKEREMELEELKQQLQNTDLSGKSSPEVDHHSEDEVEELADKNKDLEDSLYEEKRRATNSELQVNLLQKFVLNSHSADQEKIADLERQIQISTQDLEDERQDCSHLKKQMVRVLKLLKKTERQETKKTELCSDYVTSSTSRLSLNESFLECPCCELEYPVSQYRELMKHLEACSE
- the LOC117775358 gene encoding free fatty acid receptor 4-like isoform X2 — encoded protein: MDIDPHAHLLHLRNFTYFSFFSELHHSDHAAATAVETVAISTVFLVSVAANTGAVALVTWERRLLANKTILTLNLFVADLLFVSMIPLIVAVRWTVSWTLGFTACHTVLYVICMSGSVTITTLASISVERVQAILRMQTAPTLNPRMVTATLIFIWAFSALTALPLSLFFTVVEVDFPEQERLHICTLKWPDSTAEIVWNISFTALCFLLPGLIIVIAKSCRRRLQTRDSPLPVGESPEYHVSRQDMKLFRTLLVLVFSFLLMWSPIFINTFVILARNFLGHLHVSSTVFFWVMTFTLANSALNPILYSVCQFKNGWRKLCCGSAVVPLRRDT
- the LOC117775358 gene encoding free fatty acid receptor 4-like isoform X1; amino-acid sequence: MDIDPHAHLLHLRNFTYFSFFSELHHSDHAAATAVETVAISTVFLVSVAANTGAVALVTWERRLLANKTILTLNLFVADLLFVSMIPLIVAVRWTVSWTLGFTACHTVLYVICMSGSVTITTLASISVERVQAILRMQTAPTLNPRMVTATLIFIWAFSALTALPLSLFFTVVEVDFPEQERLHICTLKWPDSTAEIVWNISFTALCFLLPGLIIVVSYSKILQIAKSCRRRLQTRDSPLPVGESPEYHVSRQDMKLFRTLLVLVFSFLLMWSPIFINTFVILARNFLGHLHVSSTVFFWVMTFTLANSALNPILYSVCQFKNGWRKLCCGSAVVPLRRDT